Proteins encoded in a region of the Scatophagus argus isolate fScaArg1 chromosome 1, fScaArg1.pri, whole genome shotgun sequence genome:
- the LOC124059327 gene encoding cortexin domain-containing 1-like: MEVEGTTEPAFVDVDQGLTLACIAFLCLLLVAMIIRCAKVIMDPYSAIPTSTWEEQHLDD, from the coding sequence ATGGAGGTGGAGGGCACTACAGAGCCAGCCTTCGTGGATGTGGACCAAGGCCTGACTCTGGCCTGCATCGCCTttctctgcctgctgctggtgGCCATGATCATTCGATGCGCAAAGGTGATCATGGACCCCTACAGTGCTATCCCTACCTCCACATGGGAGGAACAGCACCTGGATGACTGA